From Pseudoalteromonas sp. Scap06:
AGATGGCAATAAAAACCGCCTGCGCAGCCAAGACATTCATAAAATTGTTGATGTGTTTAACAAAGGCATAGAGTTAGAGCGTTTTAGCCGTTTAGTGCCCATTGATGAAATTGCCGCTAACGACTACAACCTTAACATCCCGCGTTATATCGACTCATCTGAGCCAGAAGATTTACACGATTTAAGCGCTCACCTGCAAGGTGGCATTCCAAACCGTGACATTGATGCCCTTGAGCATTACTGGCAGGTATTCCCAAGCATTCGCGCTACCTTGTTCACTCATTTGCGTGACGGATACAGCCATGCACTGGTTGAAGCAAGCCAAGTAAAAAGCACTATTTTAGCACACCAAGAATTTAAAGACTTTGCTGCCCGTAGCCTATTGCCATTCAAACAGTGGATACCTGAAGCTAAGCTTAAAGAAATCAAAGTAGGCGATAACCCGAAAAACTTTATCTTTAACATTTCAGAGAACTTGTTAAATAGCTATGCCAATAGCGACCTATTAAGCAAATACGATATTTACCAAATCCTAATGGATTACTGGGCTGATACCATGCAAGACGATGTGTATGTACTGGTACAGGACGATTGGCAAGCAGGTAAAACCCTTCGTGAGTTAGTGGCTGCCAAGGGCGAAAAACTCAAAGAAACGCCAGATTTAATCATCAACAAGAAAAAGTACAAAGCCGAGCTTATTCCACCTAGCTTAATTGTTGCCCGTTATTTTGCAGATGAAAAAGCGCAAGTTGATGCCCTGCAAGCTAAACAAGACGAAGCTACTCAAACACTTGAAAGCTACCTAGAAGAACATGGTGGTGAAGATGGCTTATTGGTTGAGGCCCTCAACGATAAAGACAAAATCACCAAAGCCAGCGTTGCCGCTAGAACAAAGCTTGCTACTGATGCTGATGAAGTGAAAGCACTGAAACAAGCAACTAAATTGTTTAATGCCGAAGCGGCTGCGAAAAAAGCAGTGAAAGAAGCCCAAGAAGCGCTCGATTTAGCCGTATTCAATCAATATCCAAAACTCACGATTGATGAAATCAAAACCCTGATTGTCGATGACAAATGGCTAGCCACACTGCAAGCCAATATCATTGCTGAAATTGAGCGCGTTACCCAACAAATGGCAAACCGGGTTAAGCAACTGGAAGAGCGCTACAGCGCACCACTACCAACCCTTTCTAAATCGGTTGATGACCTTAACGATAAAGTCGCAGGCCATTTAAAAGCGATGGGCTTGGAGTGGTCGCTATGAGCGTAATAGATCAGAATATTCCCAAAGGATTTAAACAGACTGAGGTGGGTATTCTTCCTCAAGAATGGCAGATTTTAACTATTGATGAAGCAATATCATCTAAAATGATTCTTGATCAAATGGATGGCAATCATGGAGAACTTTACCCCAAAAGCCATGAATTTAAAGATGACGGTATTCCATACGTTGGTGCGACAGACTTTTACTCAGGTAAAATTGATTATAAACACTGCAAAAGACTTCCTATAAAAAGGGCTAAGTTATTTAAGAAAGGAGTGGCAAAGGATGGTGACGTTTTATTCGCTCACAATGCCACTGTAGGACCATCATCTTTAGTAGAAACGTATGAAGACTTCATAATTATTAGTACTACAGCCACTTATTATCGCTGTAACGGTGAAGAAATTAAAAATACGTATTTATTAAACTTTTTTAGGTCTAAGCTGTTTGAAAGTCAATATTCTTCCGTGATGTCGCAGTCTACGCGCAATCAAGTACCCATTCTGGCACAACGAAAGTTTTATTTGGCACTTCCTCACATAAAAGAACAAACCGCTATTGCCAATGCGTTGTCCGATGTCGATGCGCTATTAACGGAATTGGAAAAACTGATCGCGAAAAAACAAGCGATTAAAACCGCCACCATGCAGCAATTGCTGACAGGCAAAACCCGTTTACCTCAGTTCGCCACTTTCACCGAAGGCGAAAAACAGGGTCAACCAAAAGGCACAAAACCCAGCGAACTAGGCGAAATCCCTGAGGATTGGGAAGACTTAGCTCTGGGTGATGTTGTATGTTTTGTTGGTGGTGCGCAGCCAGAAAAAAATACATTTTCATATAAAGAACAAGAAGGCTATGTAAGATTAATACAGATTAGGGATTACAAGTCCGATAAACATAAAGTATACATCCCATCATCTTTAGCAAAGAAAACATGTAGTGCTGATGACATCATGATTGGTCGATATGGGCCTCCAATTTTTCAAATACTACGAGGAATTGAAGGGGCCTATAATGTTGCCTTAATCAAAGCGATTCCAAATGAAAAAATTCATAAAGAGTTTTTATATCATTTCTTAAAAAGTGATTCTTTATTTGAGTTGATGGACAACCTTTCACAAAGATCATCTGGGCAAACTGGTGTTGAGCTTTCCGCTTTAAAAGCTTACCCAATAGGTTTACCAAATATAGAAGAACAAGCTGCAATCGCCACCATCCTCTCGGATATGAATAACGAAATCCAAACCCTTAAACAGCGCTTAGCGAAAACCCGCCAAATCAAACAAGGTATGATGCAAGAGCTACTTACAGGCCGCACTCGTTTACCATTTGATAAAGAACAATAAGGAACATGGATGTCTGAATGTAACGAATTAGAATTAAAGCCCATTAACGATTTATTGGAACTGTCGTTTTTCATTCCCGCCTACCAACGTGGTTATCGTTGGTCTAAAAGGCAGGTTACTGAACTGCTCGATGACATTAAAGAGTTTCAGCAGCAAGCAGAAAATAGCAATAAGAACGCTTTTTATTGCTTACAGCCTATTGTGGTAAAAAAACATAATAGCGATTGGGAATTAGTCGATGGTCAACAGCGACTGACCACCATATATATCATTCTAACGTATTTAAAAGACATCCTAGCCTTACTTGGTAAATCTCGTTATCAATTGAGCTATGAAACACGAGAAGAAAGTGCTGAGTTTCTTCAGGATATTAATGAAGATCGTGGCGAAGAAAACATCGACTTCTTCCATATTGTACAAGCTAAAAAAGCAGTAGAAGAATGGTTTGATGCACAAGATGGCACATATAAAGTTAACTTCATTCAGACATTACTAGGCCCCCACGACTCAAAGAAAAGTGTTCAAGTCATATGGTATCAAATTGACGAAACTGAAAATGTAACCGAGGTGTTTACTCGGCTGAACATGGGTAAAATCCCACTAGTAAATGCCGAGCTTGTAAAAGCGCTATTTTTAAAGTCGAGTAACTTTGCCCTAGATGTCAATGATTCCGATATAAAAAAACCAATTCAAGATCTTCAGCAATTAAGAATTTCTCAAGAGTGGGATGCCATTGAAAAACGCTTACAAGATGACGCATTTTGGTATTTCATTAGCAACAAATCTATTACCACCAATCGTATCGAGTTTGTGCTGGATTTGGCATCTAGAAACCTTAATGATGAAGGCATTCTAGACACTGACAAGTTGAAAATATTTCTGACGTTCAACCGACTGCTTTCGAATAGCGGTGATAAAGATAAACCTGTCGATGTTGCTCGTGAATGGCTAAAGGTAAAGCAATGCTTTATGACGCTAGAAGAGTGGTATAACGACCGTGCTTTATTTCACTTGATTGGCTATTTAGTCTCGCAGAAAGTTTCTATCTCCCATATTTTCGAATTACATCAAGAGGCCCTCACAAAGTATGATTTTCGACAGTCATTGTTAAAGTTAGTCTTCAGTAAGACCTTTAACGGTAGAGAAATAGATACGTTATCTCAAGAATGGCTAGATGAGAGACTAAACTCACTCACTTATGAATCTGGAGCGCATAAACTCAGACCAATACTATTGCTATTCAACGTAGCTAGCTTACTTGCCAACCCTGCGACCAATGCGCGTTTTCAATTTGATAAATATAAATTAGACAGTTGGGATATTGAACATATCCGCTCAGTGGCATCCGATATGCCAAATAGTAAAGACAAGCAAAAGGCATGGCTTGAAAACGTTGTTGCATATATTTCCAGCGATGAATCCATAGAAGTTGAGGAGTCTGACACTGATGCAAATAATGAAGAGCTATCTATCAAGCTTGAAGCAAAAGAGTTACTGCTAGCAACCAACTTCAATAATGATCATTTTGAAGCTGTGTACGACAAGGTACGAGCGCATTACGACCCTGATGGTAATGAAGATGTAGATAACTCAATTGGCAATCTAACCTTGCTAGATAGCAGAACTAACCGTAGCTATCAAAATGCGGTATTTCCGATTAAACGAGCGAGGATTATCGCACTAGATAAAAAGGCAACCTTTGTTCCGCTATGCACTAAGAATGCGTTTCTTAAGTATTACAGCAAACAGGTAGATAAGATGCTGTATTGGGAAGCGAAAGATAGCGAGGATCATCAAAGGGCTATGGTAGAAATGTTACTCGGTTTCTTTCAAGGAGTAGGTGTTCATCAAAAGGAGTTAGGACATGAATAAGGGAAAAAGCTTAACATTTTACGGTCTATTTGATGTTGTTGAAGCGATAGAAATTCCAATATTACAGCGTGATTATGCACAGGGTCGAAAAGAAGAAGATGAAGTTAGAACACTGTTTTTAAATTCATTATACCAAGCGCTAAATAACAAAGATGACTCACGCCAGCCTTTAGATTTGGACTTTGTTTACGGAAATTTTGAAGAGGGACAAAGTAAGGCTTTCTCTGTTCTTGACGGGCAGCAGCGCTTAACGACTCTATTTTTATTGCATTGGTACTTAGCAATACAACATGGTCATATTGCAGAATTCAGAGAACGGTTTGTCACTGATGAACAACGATCTCGCTTTACTTATAAGACACGTCCAAGCACAACCGAGTTTTTTGATGCATTAACCTCCAAAGATATTGAAATATCGAATGCAACAATAAGTAAGCAGATTAAAAATAGTCAGTGGTTTTATTTATCGTGGCAACAAGATCCAACCGTACAAGCTTGTTTGAATATGCTTGATGCAATTCAAGCATTGTTTTCTCAAAGTGATGTCAATTTGTACGAACGAATCACCAATACAACTGAACCTTACATTACCTTTCAGTTTTTAGACCTTCATTATTTTGGTTTGTCAGATGAGCTTTATATAAAAATGAATGCTCGTGGTAAGCCGCTTACAATATTTGAAAATTTTAAAGCCAAGTTAGAACAAAAGATAAAGTCTTTTGAGAGTGATTGGCCTGAGTACACATTGCCTTTTCAAGACAGTGTTAGCGGTTATAATTACTTCATACATAAGATAGATACCGACTGGGCCGATTTGTTCTGGCCCTATAGAAATTTTTTCTCAATTGACGATACCTTTGATGATGAATTGATGAATTTCATTCGACTCGTTATCGCCTATCAATACCTTGTTGATCATAAAGATTCCCCTATGGACCTTCATGTAAATAGTGGCGAACTCTTTGGTCGAAACGGGAGATTAGAACCCCTTACACTGTCCCAATATGAAGAGTTAGGTTGTTTAAATAAAAAGTTCATTATCCGGCTAATTAGTTTCCTTGATCTCATCTATAGAGGTGGATTGGTCGAGAATAAAATAAACAGCTACTTAGACACTGATAACTACTACAACGAACACAAAACATTCAAGAACGTATTGAAAAACGATGCTAGCTACGATGATAAACTCAGATTTTATGCGTTTTACAACTATGTGGCAAAATCACCCACTGATGAAGAGTTGAAGGAATGGTTAAGAGTAATCTTTAATTTAACCGACAACACCATTATCAATACCGCAGATGAGTTTAATAAAGCACTGTTTGCAATAGACAACCTTTGCCAGCACGATAGCCCTATATTAGAAACACTAGCTAATGATGTTGAAATATCAGGTTTTACAGGTGCTCAGATAGTCGAAGAGAAGATCAAGGCTCATCTGCTGCTAAGGTCTAGTGAATGGAGAGAAGCAATTACCAGTGCAGAGCAACATTCATTTCTGACAGGCCAGATTGGCTGTATTTTAAATTTTGCTGAAATCCTAAGTTATTACCGTGAACACAATCATTGCAACTGGAGCGCTGAAGAAAATGTCGAGTATTTAAGTAGCTTCACACGATATTCTAATGCGATTCAACGTGTATTTGATCGAATTGAAAGCAGCTCAGCACCAATTGATTATTTGTGGGAAAGGTCGGTATTAAGTAAAGGTGAATACTTCACCGATAAACGAGGCGACAAATACAATATGCTGTCTTCTCGCGATACTAGAAACAATATTCCTCGTGATCATAGTTGGAAAAGGTTACTACGGTTCGGCACAGCTTCAATTGAGCAAAAACAAAGTTACGTTAAAGCAGTGCTAGATGACCCGTTATTTAATGTTGAAGAAATACAAACATCACTTTCTACTATTTGTTCCATTGCTATTAAGTCTGAAGAAATTGAGCCTTGGAGAAAAGCATTAATTCAACATAAAGAGTTACTCGCGTATTGCCAGCAAGGCTTTATTGAGAAAAATAACTCTGAATTTGTATTACTTGGACAATCACAGCGAAATCATACGCATATTGAACTTTTCACTAAAGTACTAGAACTAGAGCTATCTCAAGACAATAGCTTGATAGCACCTTTTTCATTGTTAAGGTACGAGCCAGTTAAGTCGCGTGAAGAAAGTGCGCATTTGAAATTAACCGGTTTTGTTCATAATGAACAGCGATATCAAATAGAGATCCATAAAACAGGTAGCTGCTTCGATATTAGAGTCAAAGGTGGTGAAATCGAAAATGCACCAGAGACTTTAATGGATTTACTAGAGAGTGAAGGATTTGAATTGAGTGGCAGGGCATTGCCTAGCCTCGACTTTTACAAATACTACAGTGATAAAAATCAGAAAAGTATTGAAGATGTAAAATTAAAGATTCAAAAACTATGCGCAAGTTTAAAGGATTTAGACGATGAGTAATGTTGGTCAATTAGAACGTAAAACCCAAAACCGCGTAGTTAAGTTTTTTAAAGAACAACTTGATTACGATTACCTAGGTAATTGGGAGTACCGTGAAGGTAACAGCAATATAGAAAAAGACTTGCTGACTAAATGGCTCAAAGGTCGCGGAACTTCTGATGCTCTGATTACCCGCACATTACGCCAACTTGATACTGCCGCAGCCCTCGGTGAAGGTAAAAAGCTCTTTGATGCGAACAAAGATGTTTATCGCCTTCTGCGTTATGGCGTAAAAGAAAAAGAAGGTACAGGTGAGCAAAACCAAACTGTTTGGCTAATAGACTGGAAAAACCCAGAAGCTAACGACTTTGCTATTGCTGAAGAAGTGACCGTAAAAGGTGAGCAGATCTCTCCTAAAACCAAGCGCCCTGATATCGTGATTTATGTTAATGGCATCGCGCTGGGCGTGATTGAATTAAAACGCTCTTCAGTGTCAGTTAGTGAGGGCATTCGCCAGAACTTAGACAACCAAAAGAAAGCGTTTATTCGTAACTTCTTTACCACTATGCAGCTAGTAATGGCAGGCAATGACACCCAAGGTGTCCGCTATGGTACGATTGAAACATCTGAAAAATACTATCTTGAATGGAAGGAACCGGAAGGCGCTGTTTGCTTGCCACTTGCGCAGGTAGCAACAGAAACACCGTTAGATAAACATGTCGCGCAGCTATGTGATAAAAAACGCTTCTTACAGCTTATTCACGATTTTATTGTTTTTGATGCAGGGGTGAAGAAGACCTGCCGACACAATCAATTCTTTGGTATTCAAGCCGCTAAAAAGCACGTTAAATCAAAACAAGACGGGATTATTTGGCATACCCAAGGCTCAGGCAAAAGCCTAACGATGGTGTGGTTAGCTAAATGGATTCGCGAGAACGTTACTGATTCTCGTGTGCTAATTATTACTGATAGAACAGAGTTAGACGAACAAATAGAAAAAGTATTCTCAGGTGTTGATGAAGAGATCTATCGCACAAAAAGCGGACGGGATTTAGTTGCCACGCTTAATCAACCGAACCCTTGGCTATTCTGCTCACTCGTGCATAAGTTTGGTCGAAATGGCGAAGCGCTAAGTGATAAAGAAAGTGAAGAAGACGATAATAAAGCGACAAAACACTATCTTGAAGCATTAACCAAAAACCTGCCAACTGAATTTGCAGCAAAAGGTAACTTGTTTGTGTTTGTTGATGAGTGTCATCGAACTCAATCAGGCAAGCTGCACGAAGCGATGAAAGCCATTTTACCAGAGGCCATGTTTGTTGGTTTTACTGGTACGCCATTAATGAAAAAAGATAAGAAAAAGTCCTTGGAGGTCTTTGGTCCATATATCCACACCTACAAGTTTGATGAAGCCGTTAGTGACGGTGTGGTACTCGATCTGCGTTATGAAGCAAGAGATATTGATCAACATTTAACTTCAGAGAAAGGCGTTGATACTTGGTTTGATGCAAATACTCAAGGCTTATCTAACCTAGCCAAAATGCAGCTCAAACAAAAATGGGGAACCATGCAAAAAGTACTCTCCAGTAAGTCTCGACTAGAACGCATTGTGATGGATATATGGCTGGATATGAAAAGAAAGCCTGCACTAATGTCTGGTAGAGGCAACGCTATGTTGGTGTGTGCCAGTGTCCATCAAGCCTGCATGGTTTATGAGATGTTTTCTAAAACAGATCTTGCTGGTAAATGTGCGGTAGTGACCAGTTATCAACCTGCTGCAAGTTCGATAAAAGGTGAAGAATCTGGTGAAGGGTTAACCGAAAAACTGTTTAAGTATGAAACTTATCGCAAGATGTTAGCTGATTACTTTGAGCAAAGTGAAGATGAGGCCGCTAAGCGTGTGGAGGAGTTTGAAAAAGCGGTTAAAAAGCGCTTTATCGAAGAACCGGGGCAAATGCGCCTACTCATTGTGGTCGATAAACTGCTAACTGGCTTTGATGCCCCCTCTGCCACTTACCTTTATATCGATAAAAAGATGACTGACCACAACCTATTTCAAGCAATCTGCCGTGTAAACCGTCTAGACGGTGAAGATAAAGACTACGGTTACGTTATCGACTACAAAGACTTATTCCGTTCACTTGATAAAGCCATTAAAGATTACACAGCCGAAGCGTTTGATGGCTACGATGCTGACGATGTTAAAGGGCTTTTAAAAGATCGATTGCAAGAATCTCGTACTGATTTAGATAATGCGCTGGAAGCAGTACGAGCGTTATGCGAGCCAGTAAAAGCACCAAGAGACATCAAAGACTTCCAACATTATTTTTGTGGTGAGTCTGGTGTTGAATCAAAGGATGAAAATGAGCGCACAGAAAAAGAAGCACTACGTTTAACTCTATATCAATCAGTAGCTAAGCTCATCCGAGCTTACACTAACCTTGCAAATGAAATGGAGCAAGCTGGTTACACCTTTGAAGAGGCTGAAAATATTAAGAAAGAAGTCGCGTACTTCGAGAAGGTTCGTGACGAAGTTAAGCTTTCCAGTGGCGACTTACTCGAAATGAAGCGGTTTGAGCCTGCTATGCGTCAGTTACTTGATATGTATATTCGAGCTGATGACAGTGAATTACTGATGGATTTTGAAGAGTTCGGCTTGATTGATCTAGTGGTAAACAACAACGGTAAAGACTTAGAAGATTTACCTGAAGGCTTGCGTAACAATGAAGATGCAATGGCAGAAGCCATTGAAAACAATGTTAGAAAAACCATCGTTGATGAAAATCCAGTAAACCCTAAATACTTTGACAGCATGGCAACCTTGCTGGATGAGTTAATTAAGCAGCGAAGAGAGCAAGCTATTAGCTATCAAGAGTATCTTGAACAGATACGAGCACTCGCTAAGAAAGTGGTAAACCCAACTGAAAATAGCAATCAAAGCTATCCCACTTCTGTTGATACACCAGCCAAACAAGCAATTTACAACAACTTCGGTAATGATGAAGTACTTACTACTAAAATTGATACTGCTGTTCGTTATACCAAGAAAGCTGATTGGCTTGGGGATCGATTTAAAGAGCGTGAGATAGCCAACGCGGTGCGAGAAGAGGCAGCAGGTTATGACATCAATATTATTGATATCATGAAGCTAATTAAAGCTCAGAAGGAATACCATTAGTGCGTCATACCAAAAGCAATGCAGAGAGTATTGAAGTAGTTCGTATTGGCGACATTGATGTAGAGCTAAACCGCAGAGCTATTAAAAACATTCACCTAAGTGTACTGCCGCCTAATGGCAAAGTGCGCTTGTCGATCCCTAATGATACGAGTGAACAAAAGGTAAGGCTGGCAATCGTAAATAAGCTTGCTTGGATTAAAAAACAGCAAGCTGACTTTGCAGGACAAGAGCGCCAATCTGTACGTGAAATGGTCAATGGTGAATGCCACTATTTATGGGGTAATAAATACCGTTTAAAGCTTATAGAGGCAAAAGGCGGATATAGTGTTACCGCTAGAGGCAACGGTAATTTAGTGCTAGCTGTCGCTGAAAATACGTCAACCGATAACAAACTCAAACTGCTTAACCGTTTCTATCGAGATGAAATGCAGCGCTCACTTGAAAAATTATTACCTCAATGGGAAAAAAAACTAGGTGTAAACGCTGGTTCTCTCAACATCAAAAAGATGAAAACCAAATGGGGAAGCTGCAATATTCAAGCTAAGCGAATTTGGCTTAACCTTGAACTAGCTAAAAAACCTCCTGAGTGCATGGAATTCATACTTGCCCACGAATTAGTTCATTTACTAGAGCGCCACCATAACGAAAAGTTCCGCTCACTCATGGACAATCATATGCCAAACTGGCGTGAACGCAGAGACTTGCTTAATAGCTTGCCTCTGGCCTATGAAGACTGGAGTTATTAGAAACTAATGAAAGCCAAATGTAAGGAAGCCTGAGTTGGAACCTGACAACTTAAATACCGCGAACATCATTTCCATAATTGCATTGATAGTCTCAATTCTTTCAGGGCTGGCGGTTGCTTTTTTCTCCGCATGGATTACGTCAAAATACCAAAGCAAAATAAAAGCGATGGACTCTAGAAAAAAATTAATTGAAGATTTTTATGGCCCTTTGCTATCAATTCTTACTGAAAATGAAATGCTATACAAAGAATTTGGTCCCAATAAGTTTATAGGACGAACTGCTGAAGTAGCTAATGCTAAAGGAGAAACATGGAATTCACTGAAAGATAAAGTAGTAAAACCTAACCTTATGCAAATTAGGCAACTAATTCAAAAACATTGGCTTCAGTCTGAGGCAGAAAATAAAAACCACCTCAAAGAGCTATTTTTTCACTGTTCCGCCTTCTGTGAATATGATGACTCTCCAAATGAGATGTACTCAAAATACAAATACAAGCCTGAATGGAATACATTAATCAAAAATGAATCTGACAGTTTAAAAAAGGAAACAAAATAATGAGTAGTAGTATTTACTGGCTTAGGAAGCAACTAGACCAAAGCTCAAAGTTTATAGTTATAGATGAAAATATTGGAGAGTTTGAATTTCAAGGTAAGACTTTAAAAGTTTATTGTCCTACAACAAGTGAATATGAAATTAACGTAGATGTTGTTTTGAGTGCATTAAGAAAAGGCGCTGACATCGTTACTTACCCGACAACATGGTGCAAAGCCACAAGAGAAGCTATTACTCACGGAAAATCTCTCAGCATAGAGGTGATACCCTTTGGTAAATTCTTAGAGGACTATAGAAATTAATAATACTGAATTTTATCTTTTTGGTTCCTTCCTAAAAACACCTAACTTTAAAGATATTGATGTTTTGATTGTTGTACCTGA
This genomic window contains:
- a CDS encoding M48 family metallopeptidase is translated as MRHTKSNAESIEVVRIGDIDVELNRRAIKNIHLSVLPPNGKVRLSIPNDTSEQKVRLAIVNKLAWIKKQQADFAGQERQSVREMVNGECHYLWGNKYRLKLIEAKGGYSVTARGNGNLVLAVAENTSTDNKLKLLNRFYRDEMQRSLEKLLPQWEKKLGVNAGSLNIKKMKTKWGSCNIQAKRIWLNLELAKKPPECMEFILAHELVHLLERHHNEKFRSLMDNHMPNWRERRDLLNSLPLAYEDWSY